A region of Chlamydia crocodili DNA encodes the following proteins:
- a CDS encoding C40 family peptidase, whose protein sequence is MKHYQLYASVSDLSSMNGDLETQLLFGERLLFTKDTYYAYSQLIHDHEIWRPYPVKQVSSKTSFSCPSQYILPNAVIKSFNAFLEPWHIPLPYGSPLSIDSRGKVKLPEEIKNEMKCPFDKEIPFCNINHVRFYGAPLSMDLLLKESESFLDLPYLWGGRCIHHSLIDHGLDCSGFVNILFQANGLSIPRNARDQYKDCDLVECFKDLPLGGFVFLQNDQSTQISHVMLKKSPTCLIHATQTLGKIVCFSLGVDIEFRKDRFQTLNHQGQAFFGIPRKRKIFF, encoded by the coding sequence ATGAAACACTATCAACTTTATGCATCTGTTTCAGACCTTTCCTCTATGAATGGTGATTTAGAGACACAATTACTTTTTGGAGAGCGTTTACTTTTTACTAAGGACACATACTATGCTTACTCTCAGCTGATTCATGATCACGAGATTTGGCGCCCCTATCCAGTTAAGCAGGTGTCTTCAAAAACTTCATTTTCGTGCCCATCTCAATACATTCTACCCAACGCAGTTATTAAGTCTTTTAATGCCTTTTTAGAACCGTGGCATATACCCTTACCCTATGGTTCTCCATTATCGATCGATTCTCGAGGTAAAGTAAAACTTCCTGAAGAAATTAAAAATGAAATGAAGTGTCCTTTTGATAAGGAAATTCCTTTTTGTAATATTAATCACGTACGTTTTTATGGCGCACCACTATCTATGGATCTTTTACTTAAAGAATCGGAGAGTTTTTTAGATCTTCCCTATCTATGGGGAGGCCGCTGTATTCACCACTCTCTCATAGATCATGGGTTAGATTGTTCGGGATTTGTGAATATTCTATTTCAAGCGAATGGATTGAGCATTCCTAGGAATGCTAGAGACCAATATAAAGATTGTGACCTCGTTGAATGTTTTAAAGATCTTCCTCTGGGAGGTTTTGTTTTTCTTCAGAATGATCAAAGCACACAAATTTCCCATGTAATGTTAAAGAAAAGTCCGACATGTTTAATTCATGCAACTCAAACTCTTGGTAAGATCGTGTGTTTCTCTTTAGGAGTAGATATAGAGTTCAGGAAAGATAGATTTCAGACTTTGAATCACCAAGGACAAGCATTTTTCGGAATACCTAGAAAAAGAAAAATCTTCTTCTAA
- the rpsI gene encoding 30S ribosomal protein S9, with protein sequence MVKSTIEESVATGRRKQAVSSVRLRPGTGKIDVNGKAFNEYFPLEIQRVTILSPLTKVLGNINEYDLVIRINGGGIQGQVIATRLGLARALLKKNVDSKQELKSHGFLTRDPRKKERKKYGHKKARKSFQFSKR encoded by the coding sequence GTGGTAAAAAGTACAATAGAAGAATCAGTAGCTACTGGAAGAAGAAAACAAGCGGTATCTAGCGTTCGCCTTCGTCCAGGAACTGGTAAAATTGATGTAAATGGTAAAGCCTTTAATGAGTATTTTCCTCTAGAAATTCAAAGAGTTACTATTCTTTCCCCATTAACGAAAGTTCTCGGAAACATTAATGAATATGATCTAGTTATCCGTATAAACGGTGGTGGAATTCAAGGACAAGTAATTGCAACTCGTTTAGGGTTGGCAAGAGCTTTATTGAAGAAGAACGTTGATTCAAAACAAGAATTAAAAAGTCACGGTTTTCTTACTAGAGATCCTAGAAAGAAAGAGCGTAAAAAATACGGACATAAGAAAGCACGTAAGAGCTTCCAATTCTCTAAACGATAA
- the rplM gene encoding 50S ribosomal protein L13 codes for MEKRKDTKTTIAKASDAQNKSWYVIDATGKTLGRLSSEVAKILRGKHKVTYTPHIAMGDGVIVINAEKVHLTGAKKGQKIYRYYTGYISGMREIPFENMLAKKPSYIIEHAIKGMMPKTRLGKRQLKSLRILKGDCYKTFEAQKPILLDV; via the coding sequence ATGGAAAAAAGAAAAGACACGAAAACAACCATTGCTAAAGCATCTGATGCTCAGAATAAGTCGTGGTATGTTATCGATGCTACAGGCAAAACCTTGGGAAGGCTTTCCTCAGAGGTGGCAAAAATCTTGCGAGGCAAGCATAAAGTGACTTATACGCCTCACATAGCTATGGGTGATGGTGTTATCGTTATCAATGCTGAAAAAGTGCATTTAACAGGCGCTAAAAAAGGTCAAAAAATATATCGATACTATACGGGATATATTTCAGGAATGCGTGAAATTCCTTTCGAAAATATGTTAGCTAAAAAACCATCTTATATTATCGAGCACGCAATTAAAGGTATGATGCCCAAAACTCGCTTGGGTAAACGTCAGTTGAAATCTCTAAGAATATTAAAAGGGGATTGCTACAAGACATTCGAAGCTCAGAAACCGATTTTATTAGATGTTTAA
- a CDS encoding peptide ABC transporter substrate-binding protein encodes MRKISMGICLSFLISSSLMLHGCKNFHKPQDHLSINMKDDPRSLDPREVRLLSDINLIKHIYEGLVQENTHTGHLDPALAESYSLSDDGKTYTFHLRQAYWSNGDPLTSEDFIASWKQVVNQEVSGVYNFAFDPIKNIKKIQQGILSEEDVGFHAEDDKTLVIELESPTSHFLKLLALPIFFPVHKDQRQSQLALPIASSAFYPKKIKQKQWLRLEKNPYYYKQEQVKTQTITVHFIPDANTAALLFNQGKLHWQGPPWGERIPTETLSHLQSKGSLHSFDVAGTSWLTFNINKFPLNHTKLRKALSLALDKESLVSTIFLDRAKPAQHLLPNSLHTYPSLEFPSKEQRNYLAKKLFQESLEELNISAKDLESHSLVFPAGSSASALLVQMIREQWKDILGFSIPIAGKEFALLQTELASGHFSLATGGWFADFSDPMAFLTIFAHPSGVPPYVLNHKDFMTLLTTIQEERDLKKRNELISQASLYLETFHIIEPIYHDAFHFALNKKLSNFNFSPTGVVDFRYVKAP; translated from the coding sequence ATGCGCAAGATATCAATGGGAATCTGTCTCAGCTTCCTTATCTCTTCTTCCCTAATGCTTCATGGATGTAAAAACTTTCATAAACCACAAGATCATCTCTCTATAAATATGAAAGATGATCCGCGGTCTTTAGATCCTCGCGAAGTTCGCTTGCTTTCAGATATTAATTTAATTAAGCATATTTATGAGGGATTGGTTCAGGAAAATACTCATACAGGACATTTAGATCCGGCGCTTGCAGAAAGCTATTCTTTATCTGATGACGGAAAGACATATACCTTTCATCTAAGGCAAGCATATTGGAGTAATGGTGATCCCCTAACTTCTGAAGATTTTATTGCTTCTTGGAAACAAGTTGTAAATCAAGAAGTTTCAGGGGTATATAACTTTGCCTTCGATCCTATTAAAAATATTAAGAAAATCCAACAAGGAATACTCTCTGAAGAGGATGTAGGTTTTCATGCTGAAGATGATAAAACATTGGTTATCGAACTAGAATCCCCAACTTCACATTTTTTAAAGCTGTTAGCTTTGCCTATTTTTTTTCCTGTTCATAAAGATCAACGACAGTCACAATTGGCCTTACCCATTGCTAGCAGCGCCTTTTATCCTAAAAAAATTAAACAAAAGCAGTGGCTACGTCTTGAGAAAAATCCTTACTACTACAAGCAAGAGCAAGTTAAAACTCAAACAATCACTGTGCATTTTATTCCTGATGCAAATACAGCTGCTTTATTATTTAATCAGGGCAAGCTTCACTGGCAAGGTCCTCCTTGGGGAGAGCGTATTCCAACAGAAACCCTATCGCATTTACAATCGAAGGGAAGTCTTCATTCTTTTGATGTTGCAGGAACCTCCTGGTTAACTTTTAATATAAATAAGTTCCCTCTTAATCATACTAAGCTAAGAAAAGCTCTTTCCTTAGCTTTAGATAAGGAATCATTGGTTTCCACAATATTTTTAGATAGAGCGAAGCCAGCTCAGCATTTATTGCCAAATAGTTTACATACTTACCCAAGTTTAGAATTTCCTTCTAAAGAACAACGTAACTATCTAGCTAAAAAACTTTTTCAAGAGTCTTTAGAAGAGCTGAATATCTCAGCAAAAGATTTAGAGAGCCATTCGTTAGTCTTCCCCGCAGGTTCTTCAGCAAGTGCTTTACTTGTTCAGATGATTCGTGAGCAGTGGAAAGATATCCTAGGATTTTCCATTCCTATAGCAGGAAAAGAATTTGCTCTCTTACAAACGGAGTTAGCTTCAGGACATTTTTCATTAGCTACAGGAGGATGGTTCGCAGATTTCTCTGATCCTATGGCGTTTCTAACAATTTTTGCTCATCCCTCAGGAGTGCCTCCCTATGTATTGAACCACAAGGATTTCATGACACTCTTAACAACTATCCAAGAAGAAAGAGATCTAAAAAAGCGTAACGAACTAATTTCACAAGCATCTCTATATCTAGAAACTTTCCATATTATCGAACCGATTTATCATGATGCTTTTCATTTTGCATTAAACAAAAAGCTATCGAATTTTAACTTTTCTCCTACAGGAGTCGTGGATTTTCGCTATGTTAAAGCACCCTAA
- the zwf gene encoding glucose-6-phosphate dehydrogenase, translating into MEMTSNENKDGGRTLPPCPPCVMVIFGATGDLTARKLFPALYHLIKEGRLSENFVCVGFARRKKSHEQFREEMKQAIQNFSRAQEIDIRIWEEFESRIFYHESNFSSSEGYASLKERLEDIDKKYGTQGNRLFYLSTPPDYFPEIIENINKHNLFYHDQGEGKPWSRVIIEKPFGVDLQSARELQKYIDDNLDENSVYRIDHYLGKETVQNILTIRFANTLFESCWNSQYIDHVQISVSESIGIGTRGNFFEKSGMLRDMVQNHMMQLLCLLTMEPPSIFNSEEIKKEKINILKKIRPFSKEDVVRGQYGPGEVQGVSVLGYREEENVAPDSTVETYVALKMFIDNPRWLGVPFYLRAGKRLSKRSTDISIIFKKSYSTLFESESCPVCPVENDLLIIRIQPDEGVALKFNCKVPGMNNIVRPVKMDFRYDTYFKTTAPEAYERLLCDCILGDRILFTCSDEVMDSWELFTPILKRWEQDSFDVLFPNYVAGSSGPKEAEELLQADGRSWRPL; encoded by the coding sequence ATGGAAATGACAAGTAATGAAAATAAAGATGGCGGGAGAACTTTGCCTCCATGCCCCCCCTGTGTGATGGTAATCTTTGGTGCTACCGGAGATCTTACAGCACGGAAGTTATTTCCAGCATTGTATCATCTAATCAAAGAAGGTAGACTATCTGAAAATTTTGTTTGCGTAGGTTTTGCTAGAAGAAAGAAAAGTCATGAACAATTTCGCGAAGAAATGAAGCAGGCAATACAAAATTTTTCGCGTGCTCAGGAGATCGATATTCGTATTTGGGAAGAATTTGAGTCTCGTATATTTTATCATGAATCAAATTTCTCTTCTTCCGAAGGTTATGCTTCATTAAAAGAGAGACTTGAAGATATCGATAAGAAATACGGAACACAAGGGAACCGTCTATTTTATCTATCAACACCTCCAGATTATTTTCCCGAAATCATTGAAAACATTAACAAGCATAACCTTTTCTATCATGATCAAGGAGAAGGTAAACCTTGGTCTCGAGTAATTATAGAAAAGCCCTTTGGTGTCGACCTACAGAGCGCTAGAGAATTACAAAAGTATATAGATGATAATCTAGATGAAAATTCTGTCTATCGTATAGACCATTATCTAGGAAAAGAAACCGTACAGAATATCCTTACGATACGTTTTGCTAATACCTTATTTGAATCTTGTTGGAATTCCCAATATATTGATCATGTGCAAATTAGTGTTAGCGAATCTATAGGCATAGGTACTCGAGGTAACTTCTTTGAAAAATCAGGAATGCTTCGTGATATGGTGCAAAACCATATGATGCAGCTTCTGTGTCTATTAACTATGGAACCCCCTTCGATATTCAATTCTGAAGAAATTAAAAAAGAAAAAATCAATATTCTTAAAAAAATACGTCCATTTTCTAAAGAAGATGTTGTCCGTGGACAGTATGGTCCTGGAGAAGTACAAGGTGTATCTGTTCTTGGCTATCGTGAAGAGGAGAATGTGGCTCCAGATTCTACGGTGGAAACCTACGTAGCATTAAAGATGTTTATCGATAATCCGCGTTGGCTAGGAGTCCCCTTTTATCTTCGAGCAGGAAAGCGCCTTTCTAAACGTTCTACAGATATTTCTATCATTTTCAAAAAATCCTATTCCACTCTATTCGAGTCCGAGTCTTGTCCTGTATGTCCTGTAGAAAACGATCTTTTAATTATCCGTATACAACCAGATGAAGGTGTTGCACTGAAATTTAACTGTAAAGTTCCTGGAATGAATAATATCGTACGTCCTGTGAAAATGGATTTTCGCTACGATACTTATTTTAAAACAACAGCTCCAGAAGCTTATGAGAGATTGCTTTGTGATTGCATTTTAGGTGATAGGATTTTATTTACCTGTAGCGATGAGGTTATGGATTCTTGGGAGCTCTTTACACCGATTTTAAAGCGATGGGAGCAAGATTCTTTTGATGTGCTTTTCCCTAATTATGTTGCTGGATCTTCAGGCCCTAAGGAAGCAGAGGAGCTTCTACAAGCGGATGGAAGAAGTTGGCGGCCCCTGTAA
- the garD gene encoding inclusion membrane protein GarD — protein sequence MANSIDNLNPNSMVLGFLDSITKKSPIYEIIKCESGPLTKLINSQPVGNHDINNLAIISNVFTSETAPLFQQETTSAVKLGFECSIFPSQPGSFCFNLAESSNLFLLLVHELYTVINAVYRNTLGNVIKNIVSICFLIQKSFLFYRNERKILKLLSKDNSISSFKRGGYLASAAALNHARKSALSLLAWKIFCLATAILSVLAIISFIVGCAFAFNTGGIFSDAFLMSPAAWTLGGAGLAFLLLGMLSIPQTNCSHNRRQSAVDSIHRSLLCLQISEQIHVSDQNSDNLASIVARNCLSPHNNLLDPEVFPFFTHSEESMRRRDMEQMEHVERTRIQEICLRLIQLLPLLLEGVPCLLPLLFLLLM from the coding sequence ATGGCAAATTCTATAGATAATCTTAATCCTAACAGCATGGTTTTAGGTTTTTTAGATTCCATCACAAAAAAGAGTCCTATTTATGAAATTATAAAATGTGAATCTGGTCCCTTAACTAAACTGATTAACTCCCAACCTGTCGGTAATCATGATATCAATAATCTAGCAATCATAAGCAATGTTTTTACTTCAGAAACGGCTCCACTATTTCAGCAAGAAACGACTTCTGCAGTAAAACTCGGATTCGAATGTTCAATATTTCCCTCTCAACCAGGGAGTTTCTGTTTTAACTTAGCAGAAAGTTCTAATCTTTTTCTTTTGCTTGTTCATGAACTTTATACTGTGATTAATGCCGTCTATCGAAATACGCTGGGTAACGTAATAAAGAATATCGTTAGCATCTGTTTCCTTATACAAAAGAGTTTTCTTTTCTATCGTAATGAGAGAAAAATCTTAAAACTTCTTAGTAAAGACAATAGCATATCTTCATTTAAACGAGGCGGTTATCTGGCTTCAGCAGCAGCTTTAAATCACGCTAGAAAATCCGCATTATCTCTACTTGCTTGGAAAATATTTTGCCTCGCTACAGCGATACTTTCAGTATTAGCCATTATATCGTTCATTGTAGGATGTGCATTTGCGTTTAATACTGGTGGTATTTTTTCAGACGCATTTCTTATGTCTCCGGCAGCATGGACATTAGGTGGGGCAGGTCTTGCCTTTCTTCTTTTAGGAATGCTTTCTATCCCACAAACTAATTGTAGCCATAATCGCCGACAATCTGCAGTTGATTCTATTCACCGTTCGCTACTTTGTCTGCAAATTAGCGAACAAATTCATGTATCTGACCAAAATTCTGATAATCTTGCCTCTATCGTAGCTAGAAACTGTTTGAGTCCCCATAACAATCTTTTGGATCCTGAAGTCTTTCCTTTTTTCACTCATTCTGAAGAATCCATGAGAAGGCGCGATATGGAACAAATGGAACATGTAGAGAGAACTAGAATACAAGAGATATGCTTACGTCTAATTCAACTTCTTCCACTTCTCTTAGAAGGAGTTCCATGCCTCCTCCCCCTCTTATTCCTCCTCCTTATGTAG
- the pgl gene encoding 6-phosphogluconolactonase yields MATLVNFNDTNKLLLTKKPELFIDLASKDWIASANKSIKQRGAFYVALSGGRTPLEIFKEVVQNKEKISDPTKIFLFWGDERNVPHTSYESNYGQAMSILRDLYIPEEQIFRMETEDPDGARKYQDLIESIVPEASFDMIMLGLGEDGHTLSLFPNTQALKEQERLVVFNEVPQLETERMTLTLPVVHKAKHIVVYVQGENKKAIISSIFFPKDKQSQPYPIELIGQAKTPLFWILAADAYDLKDFDSISSLYKLDVI; encoded by the coding sequence ATGGCAACATTAGTTAACTTTAACGACACAAATAAACTCCTCCTCACAAAGAAACCAGAACTATTCATTGATCTGGCAAGTAAAGATTGGATAGCAAGTGCTAATAAATCAATCAAACAGCGAGGAGCTTTTTACGTTGCTCTTTCTGGAGGAAGGACTCCCCTAGAAATTTTTAAAGAAGTCGTACAAAATAAAGAAAAGATTTCTGATCCTACAAAGATCTTTCTATTTTGGGGAGATGAAAGAAATGTCCCTCATACATCTTATGAAAGTAACTACGGACAGGCTATGAGTATTCTTCGGGATTTGTATATTCCTGAGGAACAGATTTTTCGTATGGAAACCGAAGACCCCGATGGAGCTAGAAAATACCAGGATCTCATAGAATCTATAGTTCCCGAAGCAAGTTTTGATATGATTATGCTTGGGCTAGGTGAAGATGGTCACACCCTTTCATTATTTCCAAATACACAAGCTCTAAAAGAACAAGAGCGTCTAGTCGTGTTTAATGAAGTTCCTCAATTAGAAACTGAGAGAATGACTCTTACTTTACCTGTTGTCCACAAAGCAAAACATATAGTCGTTTATGTTCAAGGAGAGAATAAAAAGGCTATTATCAGTAGTATATTTTTCCCTAAAGATAAGCAGTCACAGCCTTATCCCATAGAGCTCATTGGACAAGCGAAAACTCCCCTATTTTGGATTCTTGCTGCGGATGCTTATGATTTGAAAGATTTCGACTCAATTTCCTCACTTTATAAATTAGATGTTATCTAA
- the tsaD gene encoding tRNA (adenosine(37)-N6)-threonylcarbamoyltransferase complex transferase subunit TsaD, giving the protein MLTLGLESSCDETACALVDANAQIIANVVSSQEDHASYGGVVPELASRAHLKVFPSVVKSALKESGVSLEDIDLIAVTNTPGLIGSLAIGVNFAKGLAIGCQKPVIGVNHVEAHLYAAYMEAENIEFPALGLVVSGAHTAIFFMEDPLTYKLIGKTRDDAIGETFDKVARFLGLPYPGGSLIEKIASHGCEESFPFSPSKVPGYDLSFSGLKTAVLYAIKGNNSNSRTPLPELSESEKNNISASFQKAAFTTIAQKLPNIVKKFSCRSILVGGGVANNRYFQNLLKDTLNLPLYFPSSKLCTDNAAMIAGLGRELFLSEKTTLGISPCARYQWESVSASLSLLP; this is encoded by the coding sequence TACCCTGGGGTTGGAAAGCTCTTGTGATGAGACGGCGTGTGCTTTAGTAGATGCTAACGCGCAAATCATAGCTAATGTAGTCTCTTCACAAGAAGATCACGCATCTTACGGGGGAGTTGTTCCTGAATTAGCCTCTCGGGCTCATCTTAAGGTGTTCCCTTCTGTTGTGAAATCTGCTTTAAAAGAGTCGGGGGTGTCTTTAGAGGATATTGATCTTATTGCAGTAACAAATACACCTGGATTAATAGGTTCTTTAGCTATAGGCGTTAACTTTGCCAAAGGTTTAGCTATAGGATGTCAAAAACCAGTTATCGGCGTTAATCATGTCGAAGCGCATCTCTACGCAGCCTATATGGAAGCAGAAAATATAGAGTTCCCTGCTTTAGGATTAGTGGTTTCCGGAGCCCATACGGCTATATTTTTTATGGAAGATCCTTTGACTTACAAGTTGATAGGAAAAACTCGAGACGACGCTATAGGAGAGACTTTTGATAAGGTAGCAAGATTCCTCGGCCTTCCTTATCCTGGAGGCTCTTTAATAGAAAAAATTGCATCTCATGGATGTGAGGAATCCTTCCCTTTTTCTCCTTCTAAAGTCCCGGGATATGACTTGTCTTTTAGCGGATTAAAAACCGCTGTTCTTTATGCAATTAAGGGTAATAACAGTAATAGTCGTACCCCCCTTCCAGAGCTTTCTGAAAGCGAAAAAAATAATATTTCAGCATCTTTTCAAAAAGCTGCTTTTACGACCATTGCACAAAAACTTCCTAATATTGTAAAAAAATTTTCGTGCAGATCGATACTTGTCGGAGGGGGAGTAGCAAATAATAGGTATTTCCAAAACTTATTGAAAGACACTCTAAATTTGCCTTTATACTTTCCTTCTTCTAAGTTATGTACGGATAATGCTGCAATGATAGCAGGATTAGGACGAGAGCTGTTTCTCTCAGAAAAAACTACTTTAGGAATCTCTCCATGCGCAAGATATCAATGGGAATCTGTCTCAGCTTCCTTATCTCTTCTTCCCTAA
- a CDS encoding adenylate kinase, with protein MLKNTFYIIMGPPGSGKGTQSQRLANQLGLPHISSGDLFRSAIKSATVLGIKAAEYINKGLLVPNDLVWELVQETLNKPECQSGCIIDGFPRTLDQAILLNDFLVKSNADYRVIQLDVSDEEIIRRIHSRFICPSCNYVYNQSQGFNECPICRVKLVRRSDDTLEVIYKRLENYEKSTAPVVNYYEDLGKLTRIPSEVSPDEVFQSILSCIEV; from the coding sequence ATGTTAAAGAATACATTTTATATTATTATGGGACCGCCAGGATCGGGTAAGGGCACTCAATCTCAACGTCTTGCTAATCAACTAGGCCTCCCTCATATCAGTTCGGGAGATCTTTTTCGATCTGCTATAAAATCAGCCACTGTTTTAGGAATCAAAGCTGCAGAATATATTAATAAAGGACTACTTGTTCCTAACGATCTTGTTTGGGAGCTTGTACAAGAGACTTTAAATAAGCCCGAGTGTCAATCTGGATGTATTATTGATGGATTTCCTAGGACTTTAGATCAAGCAATTCTTTTAAATGATTTTTTAGTTAAGTCTAATGCAGACTACCGAGTGATACAGTTAGATGTTTCTGATGAGGAGATTATTCGAAGAATTCATTCTCGATTTATTTGCCCTTCGTGTAATTACGTATATAACCAAAGCCAAGGTTTTAATGAATGCCCAATATGTCGTGTTAAGTTGGTTCGTCGTTCTGACGATACTTTAGAGGTTATTTATAAGAGATTAGAAAATTATGAAAAATCTACAGCTCCTGTAGTTAACTATTATGAAGATCTAGGAAAATTAACACGTATTCCTTCTGAAGTATCTCCTGATGAAGTTTTCCAAAGTATCCTATCTTGTATAGAAGTCTAG
- the garD gene encoding inclusion membrane protein GarD, with translation MTVPSLNNKLLVSNENVRYAIVNLTNEGSLDFTELSPNSPAKRFLFNRSHANSVSINRLAATSPALQPTGTAPELETAFAIMSTSGAVFRCVEHVLWINALCNLCRGGSGGNGDSVIVAFVFGILATLILGIFGSSLGSAILSSMKIHSASKEISRLEHSNKDIIYSVGDFRINDQAGARSKSAALISLEANKELISAYKNYRASKIAFLVCAIICSIALLALAAGAILGIFFSGPLAAAAISAAIIGCCAGGGSLILIGFISFIIASVHMAKKQQAAVLHLNNATLYSMVADQILNNPNEYDNNTISQVIAQQSITKYPQRLFNQMERAYLNIEQQFPRGTGHPSPTPSAPPPYSDNPPPYSDLPPSYEEATRSGRN, from the coding sequence ATGACGGTTCCTTCTTTAAATAATAAGCTCTTAGTATCTAACGAAAATGTCCGCTATGCGATTGTAAATCTTACGAATGAAGGATCTCTTGATTTTACAGAACTATCTCCGAATTCTCCCGCCAAACGTTTTTTGTTCAATCGATCTCATGCGAACTCTGTATCAATAAATAGATTAGCAGCAACAAGCCCTGCTTTGCAGCCTACGGGAACGGCTCCTGAATTAGAAACAGCATTCGCTATAATGTCGACTTCGGGTGCTGTTTTCCGCTGTGTCGAGCATGTTCTTTGGATTAATGCTCTATGTAATTTGTGTCGTGGAGGATCAGGAGGCAACGGAGATTCTGTTATTGTTGCTTTTGTTTTTGGTATTCTTGCCACTTTAATTTTAGGAATTTTTGGCTCTTCCTTAGGGTCTGCTATTTTAAGCTCCATGAAAATCCATAGTGCTTCTAAAGAGATTTCTAGATTAGAACATTCTAACAAAGATATTATCTACAGTGTAGGAGACTTCCGTATTAATGATCAGGCAGGTGCTAGATCGAAATCAGCTGCTCTAATTAGTTTAGAGGCAAATAAAGAACTAATTTCTGCCTACAAAAATTATAGAGCTTCCAAAATTGCTTTCCTGGTTTGTGCTATTATTTGCTCTATTGCTCTATTGGCATTAGCTGCTGGAGCTATATTGGGTATTTTCTTCTCTGGGCCTCTAGCTGCTGCCGCTATTTCTGCCGCTATTATTGGTTGTTGTGCTGGGGGAGGAAGCTTAATACTTATTGGATTCATAAGCTTTATCATCGCCTCTGTACATATGGCGAAAAAACAACAAGCCGCTGTTTTACATTTAAACAATGCAACTCTCTATTCTATGGTTGCAGACCAAATCCTGAATAATCCTAATGAATACGATAACAACACAATCAGTCAAGTGATTGCACAACAGTCCATAACAAAATATCCTCAAAGGCTATTTAATCAAATGGAACGCGCCTATCTAAATATAGAACAACAATTCCCACGTGGCACCGGGCATCCATCTCCAACCCCAAGTGCTCCTCCTCCCTATTCGGATAATCCTCCCCCCTATTCTGACCTTCCACCAAGTTATGAAGAAGCCACAAGATCGGGACGGAATTAA